One genomic window of Candidatus Thermoplasmatota archaeon includes the following:
- a CDS encoding tRNA pseudouridine(54/55) synthase Pus10, with translation MGADLSPFSTPDVARRAIALARRPLCARCVGRPFAKLGHGLSNAQRGEAVAAAAGLAPVEERDCSWCRGVFLDLPAYVRVATAAVDGIELDTFLVGTRMPRLVEDAGEEVLALCGGETAEPITSELNREIGKRLEPLLGKKVDVLRPHVTILVDTRFHVAYPQIAPLFVYGRYRKLVRDVPQARWPCRRCGGEGCHACGMTGKQYPTSVQEIVQAPAIAMARARDADFHGMGREDIDARMLGRGRPFVLELKEPRVRTLDLASLAGAIHREAGGRVEVESLRLSEREEVVRVKESRSRKVYRALVDFERPPDGEKLKNSIEALPALAVAQRTPTRVEHRRAMLTRERRVLDARLEALSGAQAVVWIRGEAGLYVKELVSGDDGRTSPSLAELVGIPCRVRELDVLDVEAE, from the coding sequence GTGGGCGCCGACCTCTCCCCGTTCTCCACGCCCGACGTCGCGAGGCGCGCCATCGCCCTTGCCAGACGCCCGCTGTGCGCGCGCTGCGTGGGCCGCCCGTTTGCCAAGCTCGGCCATGGGCTTTCAAACGCGCAGCGCGGGGAGGCCGTTGCGGCCGCCGCGGGCCTTGCCCCCGTGGAAGAGCGCGACTGCTCGTGGTGCCGCGGCGTGTTCCTCGACCTTCCGGCGTACGTGCGCGTGGCGACTGCCGCCGTGGATGGCATCGAGCTCGACACGTTCCTCGTTGGGACGAGGATGCCTCGCCTCGTGGAGGACGCGGGAGAGGAGGTCCTGGCGCTTTGCGGCGGGGAGACGGCCGAGCCCATCACAAGCGAGCTCAACCGCGAGATCGGAAAGCGCCTCGAGCCCCTGCTTGGAAAGAAGGTCGACGTCCTGCGCCCGCACGTGACGATCCTCGTGGACACGCGCTTCCACGTCGCCTACCCGCAGATCGCGCCTTTGTTTGTCTACGGGCGGTACCGCAAGCTCGTGCGGGACGTGCCCCAGGCGCGCTGGCCGTGCCGCCGGTGCGGAGGCGAAGGATGCCACGCCTGCGGCATGACCGGGAAGCAGTATCCCACGAGCGTGCAGGAGATCGTCCAGGCGCCCGCGATCGCCATGGCGCGCGCGCGCGACGCCGACTTCCACGGAATGGGCCGCGAGGACATCGACGCCCGGATGCTGGGCCGCGGAAGGCCCTTCGTGCTCGAGCTCAAGGAGCCGCGCGTGCGAACCCTCGACCTTGCAAGCCTTGCCGGCGCGATCCATCGGGAGGCGGGCGGCCGGGTGGAGGTGGAGAGTCTGCGGTTGTCGGAGCGGGAGGAAGTGGTCCGCGTCAAGGAGTCCCGCTCGCGGAAGGTCTATCGGGCGCTCGTCGACTTCGAACGCCCCCCCGACGGCGAAAAGCTTAAGAACAGCATCGAGGCTTTGCCCGCCTTGGCCGTTGCCCAGCGCACGCCCACTCGCGTCGAACATCGCCGTGCGATGCTCACGCGGGAGCGCCGGGTCCTCGACGCCCGCCTGGAAGCCCTTTCGGGGGCGCAGGCCGTGGTCTGGATCCGGGGCGAGGCGGGTCTCTACGTGAAGGAGCTCGTCTCGGGCGACGACGGGCGCACCTCGCCCTCGCTTGCCGAGCTCGTCGGGATTCCCTGCCGCGTGCGGGAGTTGGACGTGCTCGACGTCGAGGCGGAGTGA
- a CDS encoding 50S ribosomal protein L21e produces the protein MAQRSRGRRNKTRYKLQREPRERGPPPPSRSLQDFPEGSSVAIVLHPAVHKGQPFHRFHGLTGVVTGKQGASFVVSVYEGNKRKTVIARPEHLKLQGAPAKA, from the coding sequence ATGGCCCAGCGATCCCGCGGACGAAGGAACAAGACCCGCTACAAGCTCCAGCGCGAGCCGCGCGAACGCGGCCCGCCCCCGCCGTCGCGGTCCCTCCAGGACTTCCCCGAGGGATCCTCCGTCGCCATCGTGCTCCACCCGGCGGTCCACAAGGGACAACCCTTCCACCGCTTCCACGGACTCACCGGCGTCGTCACCGGCAAGCAGGGCGCCTCGTTTGTCGTGTCCGTGTACGAGGGCAACAAGCGCAAGACCGTGATCGCGCGGCCCGAGCACCTGAAGCTCCAGGGCGCGCCGGCCAAGGCGTGA
- a CDS encoding RNA polymerase Rpb4 family protein, with protein sequence MDAGGRLVTLAEVKEILEREQSERGELNYEQKLALEHARAFARLSAEKANELLAKLQEVKKVSAAHAIKIVDTMPTNADDVRAIFAKERFQLEKEEIDKVLELVLAYAG encoded by the coding sequence ATGGACGCCGGGGGCCGCTTGGTCACGCTCGCCGAGGTGAAGGAGATCCTCGAGCGCGAGCAGAGCGAGCGCGGCGAGCTCAACTACGAGCAGAAGCTCGCGCTCGAACACGCACGCGCGTTCGCGCGCCTTTCCGCGGAAAAGGCGAACGAGCTTCTGGCCAAGCTCCAGGAGGTCAAGAAGGTGAGCGCGGCCCACGCGATCAAGATCGTCGACACGATGCCCACGAACGCCGACGACGTGCGGGCGATCTTCGCGAAGGAACGCTTCCAGCTCGAGAAGGAAGAGATCGACAA